One genomic window of Verrucomicrobiia bacterium includes the following:
- a CDS encoding PQQ-dependent sugar dehydrogenase: MCWTERGLYVSSSGKVSLLRDSSGNGRADSEEVVASGWPDKDSASGNVDATGVTVGPDGAIYFALLTANYANPYRLKPAGSLTSEERGALAAMGRPIPADPDAVVSLYDPQGARGSIQRMDPVTGRRETWATGLRVVFQLRFNRAGDLFCTDQEGETWCPGGNPLDELNFIRRGLHYGFPPQHPQWLPDLRSEPPVVGFAPQHQSACGFVFNEPAAASPASPGQALFGPASWRGDALVAGQSRGTLWRVRLRGGAGGTPARTSRSPSWACW, translated from the coding sequence ATGTGCTGGACCGAGCGGGGGCTTTACGTGTCTTCCAGTGGCAAAGTCTCGCTGCTTCGGGACTCCAGTGGGAATGGACGTGCTGACTCCGAGGAGGTGGTTGCTTCCGGGTGGCCGGACAAGGACTCCGCTTCCGGCAACGTGGATGCGACTGGGGTGACGGTCGGTCCGGACGGTGCGATTTACTTTGCCCTGCTCACGGCAAACTACGCGAATCCGTACCGGCTGAAGCCGGCGGGTTCATTGACGTCTGAGGAGCGCGGCGCGCTCGCGGCGATGGGACGTCCCATTCCTGCCGATCCGGACGCCGTGGTCTCCCTGTACGATCCGCAGGGGGCGCGGGGATCCATTCAGCGGATGGATCCGGTCACCGGCCGTCGCGAGACTTGGGCGACCGGCCTTCGCGTGGTGTTCCAACTCCGGTTCAATCGGGCGGGCGACCTGTTTTGCACGGATCAGGAAGGCGAAACCTGGTGTCCGGGTGGGAATCCGCTCGACGAACTGAATTTCATCCGGCGCGGCCTTCATTACGGATTCCCCCCGCAACATCCCCAATGGCTCCCGGACCTCCGAAGCGAGCCACCCGTGGTCGGATTCGCGCCCCAACACCAGTCGGCCTGCGGTTTCGTGTTCAATGAGCCCGCCGCAGCCTCCCCGGCATCACCCGGGCAGGCGCTTTTCGGACCCGCATCCTGGCGGGGCGACGCCCTGGTCGCCGGGCAATCGCGCGGCACGCTCTGGCGGGTGCGGCTGCGGGGCGGGGCGGGGGGTACACCGGCGAGGACGTCCCGATCGCCAAGTTGGGCATGCTGGTGA